The Cololabis saira isolate AMF1-May2022 chromosome 20, fColSai1.1, whole genome shotgun sequence genome includes a window with the following:
- the LOC133420390 gene encoding GTPase IMAP family member 4-like — MERHHSNTNMTRNFGSNLMNDDELRIVMVGRTGVGKSATGNTILGWSRFKSKCSPKSLTVDCSKDKAVVDGQPVAVIDTPGLFDTRFGQEKTTKDLSQCVSYAAPGPHIFLVVIALGRFTEEEQQTVQRIQDIFGQAADKYSMVLFTHGDLLTDTTIEEFLSESPELQELVARCNGQYHVFNNDLKDKKPQVTLLLQKIRNIVQKNGGSHYTNEMFQEAERAIEEKKQSILREKEEKIQREKEELERKLQEKYDKEIEKINKQLQAERERENKEREEERKRMKEEMYEEQKRESERRDAEREKEREEMKRMMERYEEQMREKERIYAEREDRQKESFAEISKLKQQLEQEIREQKEKLQSKYEAEARKEAEEGNAFYQWLVKTGKAIVDFSNEALGILKSLFK; from the exons ATGGAGAGACATCATTCCAACACCAACATGACCAGAAACTTTG GATCCAACCTCATGAATGATGATGAGCTGAGGATCGTGATGGTGGGGAGGACTGGAGTAGGGAAGAGTGCTACTGGGAACACCATTCTGGGATGGTCCCGCTTTAAGTCCAAGTGCAGTCCGAAGTCTTTGACTGTGGATTGTTCTAAAGATAAAGCTGTGGTGGATGGACAACCAGTTGCTGTCATTGACACCCCGGGCCTGTTTGACACCAGGTTTGGTCAAGAGAAGACAACCAAAGATTTGAGCCAGTGTGTCTCCTATGCTGCTCCTGGACCCCATATCTTCCTGGTGGTCATTGCTCTGGGCAGGTTCACTGAAGAGGAACAGCAGACGGTGCAGAGGATTCAAGATATCTTTGGCCAGGCTGCTGACAAATACAGCATGGTCCTCTTCACTCATGGAGACCTCCTTACAGACACCACGATTGAAGAATTCCTATCTGAGAGCCCAGAGTTACAGGAGCTTGTAGCCAGATGTAATGGCCAGTACCATGTCTTCAACAACGACCTGAAAGATAAGAAACCTCAAGTCACTCTGCTGCTCCAGAAGATCAGAAATATTGTGCAAAAGAACGGAGGAAGCCATTACACCAACGAGATGTTCCAGGAGGCCGAGAGGGCAAttgaagagaaaaaacaaagcatattgagagagaaggaggagaaaatccagagagagaaagaagaacTGGAGAGAAAACTGCAAGAAAAGTATGATAAAGAGATTgagaaaatcaacaaacaactccaggctgagagagagagggaaaataaggagagagaggaggagaggaagaggatgaaggAGGAGATGTATGAGGAGCAAAAGAGAGAGAGTGAAAGGAGAGATgcagaaagagagaaggagagagaggagatgaaGAGGATGATGGAGAGATATGAAGAGcaaatgagagagaaagaaagaatataTGCAGAAAGAGAGGATAGACAAAAAGAGTCGTTTGCTGAAATTAGTAAATTAAAACAACAGCTGGAACAGGAAATCAGAGAGCAAAAGGAGAAACTGCAGTCCAAATATGAGGCCGAGGCCAGAAAAGAAGCTGAGGAGGGAAATGCTTTCTATCAGTGGTTGGTAAAAACTGGGAAGGCAATTGTTGATTTTTCTAATGAAGCTTTAGGTATCCTTAAAAgcctgtttaaataa